In Mercurialis annua linkage group LG6, ddMerAnnu1.2, whole genome shotgun sequence, the following are encoded in one genomic region:
- the LOC126686885 gene encoding glutathione S-transferase U17-like gives MATSEVKVLGAWASPYVMRPRIALNMKSVDYEFLQETFGSKSELLLKSNPVHKKIPVLIHDGKSVCESLIIVEYIDDAWSSAPKILPTDPYDRATARFWGAYIDDKWWPSLRGLASGDAEAKEKAKEQIVEGLVLLEEVYQKTSKGKAFFGEDEIGYLDIAFGCYLGWLRATEEMSEVKLLDEAKTPGLVKWADAFASHPAVKDVLPETDKLVEFAKLLFAKLKAPKTDS, from the exons atggCTACGAGTGAGGTTAAGGTTCTTGGAGCATGGGCGAGTCCGTACGTTATGAGGCCAAGAATTGCGCTGAACATGAAATCTGTGGACTATGAGTTTCTTCAAGAAACTTTTGGATCAAAAAGTGAACTTCTGCTAAAATCGAACCCTGTTCATAAGAAAATCCCTGTTCTGATTCATGATGGCAAGTCAGTTTGTGAGTCTTTGATCATTGTGGAGTATATTGATGATGCTTGGTCTTCTGCTCCTAAAATTCTTCCCACAGATCCTTATGATCGTGCTACTGCTAGATTTTGGGGTGCCTATATTGATGATAAG TGGTGGCCAAGTTTAAGAGGGCTTGCATCAGGAGATGCAGAGGCAAAAGAGAAGGCAAAAGAGCAGATAGTAGAAGGGCTGGTGCTACTCGAAGAAGTTTACCAGAAAACCAGCAAAGGAAAAGCGTTTTTCGGAGAAGATGAAATCGGATATCTCGACATTGCATTTGGTTGCTACTTAGGTTGGCTGAGAGCAACAGAGGAAATGAGTGAAGTGAAGCTACTCGATGAAGCCAAAACTCCAGGTCTTGTCAAGTGGGCTGATGCATTTGCTTCTCATCCTGCTGTTAAGGATGTACTGCCTGAGACTGATAAGCTTGTTGAGTTTGCTAAGCTTCTTTTTGCCAAACTCAAAGCTCCTAAAACTGACTCTTAG
- the LOC126687771 gene encoding uncharacterized protein LOC126687771: MKAEIRDTRKYCKFHEDYGHETDRCRDLKVEIKRMTDTGELRKFVAHKTKSNDKGEKRSIDDKGKEKEEERPSKILGTIHMMNGGGHNSSTIRRKQRREVMNIRETHMAPVIFDVEDYEHVKAPHNGALVVTTIIENWNVERILIDEGSAVNLMANAAYKMLGGTASRLRRVPNPLSRLGGPSINQLGAVSLEVIIGPERGINKKVMSLFNIVDMELTYNAILGRPFLHDSAAVTSIRALAMKVPTEKGAVTLRDDQNIAKKCYDEFVIDLQESKAEKKEE, from the coding sequence ATGAAAGCTGAAATCAGAGATACGAGAAAATACTGCAAGTTCCACGAAGATTATGGGCACGAGACAGATAGGTGCCGAGATCTAAAAGTCGAAATCAAAAGAATGACAGACACAGGCGAACTAAGAAAGTTTGTAGCTCACAAGACAAAAAGCAATGATAAAGGGGAAAAGAGGAGCATAGACGACAAAGGAAAAGAGAAGGAAGAAGAACGGCCGTCAAAAATACTGGGAACCATACATATGATGAATGGAGGAGGACACAACAGTTCGACGATTAGAAGAAAACAAAGGAGGGAAGTAATGAACATCAGAGAAACCCACATGGCACCAGTAATCTTCGATGTTGAAGACTATGAGCATGTGAAAGCACCCCATAACGGTGCCTTGGTGGTGACAACTATCATTGAGAACTGGAACGTGGAGCGAATCCTTATTGACGAAGGAAGTGCTGTAAACCTCATGGCAAATGCTGCATATAAGATGCTTGGAGGAACCGCATCAAGGTTACGCCGAGTTCCGAACCCACTATCACGACTCGGTGGCCCCTCTATCAACCAGCTAGGAGCAGTCTCGCTGGAAGTCATAATCGGCCCGGAAAGGGGAATTAACAAGAAGGTCATGTCACTATtcaacatagtggacatggaactAACATACAACGCCATCCTTGGAAGACCCTTCCTCCATGATTCCGCTGCAGTAACAAGCATAAGAGCATTGGCAATGAAAGTACCAACCGAGAAAGGAGCGGTGACATTGAGAGATGACCAAAATATCGCCAAAAAATGCTATGACGAGTTTGTTATTGATCTCCAAGAGAGCAAGGCAGAGAAGAAAGAagaatag
- the LOC126687772 gene encoding uncharacterized protein LOC126687772, with translation MCFGISFWKDTWLGDQSLSLSFPRLFSLTVNKNSLLSDLYDYDNNIFVLGWTRRLRIGDQELSNELQMKLSPCEPSVHQQDAFFWNGKVYTAAAMRYCLQQQRPPRTSSAAFSTFWKMKLPPRILFFLWLLARDRISSNVTLVNRGILDSANAGCTICSKEENSLHIVLHCHFAWLAWNKLFGMCNLHMVMPYTLLEFLFYWDSVAFKRYRVLWRTIGFFCVWELWKARNKRIFDNEHVEVDSLIFKVICKAVQYYKDNNHGFEYSGNDVYRNLAFFCNCD, from the coding sequence ATGTGTTTTGGTATTAGCTTCTGGAAGGATACATGGTTAGGGGATCAATCCTTATCGCTGAGCTTCCCAAGGTTATTTTCTTTGACAGTTAACAAGAATTCGTTACTTTCTGATCTCTATGATTATGATAATAACATTTTTGTTCTTGGCTGGACTCGTCGTTTGCGTATTGGGGACCAAGAACTGTCAAATGAACTTCAGATGAAACTTAGTCCTTGTGAGCCTTCTGTTCATCAGCAGGATGCCTTCTTCTGGAATGGGAAAGTCTATACAGCAGCTGCAATGAGATACTGTCTTCAGCAGCAACGTCCTCCTCGCACATCTTCAGCAGCTTTCTCTACGTTCTGGAAGATGAAGCTACCTCCTCGcattttattctttctttggTTGCTTGCTAGAGACCGGATTTCATCTAATGTGACTCTTGTCAATAGAGGTATTCTTGATTCAGCAAATGCAGGTTGTACAATTTGTTCAAAGGAGGAAAACAGTTTGCACATTGTACTTCATTGTCACTTTGCATGGTTGGCTTGGAATAAGTTATTCGGGATGTGTAATCTTCATATGGTAATGCCGTATACGCTTCTTGAGTTCTTATTCTATTGGGATTCAGTGGCTTTCAAACGTTATAGAGTTTTGTGGAGGACGATTGGCTTCTTTTGTGTTTGGGAACTATGGAAAGCAAGGAACAAGCGGATATTCGACAATGAGCACGTTGAGGTGGATTCGCTTATTTTCAAAGTGATATGCAAAGCGGTTCAATATTACAAGGATAATAATCATGGGTTTGAGTACTCCGGTAATGATGTCTATCGGAATTTAGCATTCTTTTGTAATTGTGATTAA
- the LOC126687085 gene encoding wall-associated receptor kinase-like 20, giving the protein MELKQSSYTTVLVFFISLIILPSSISSQACKNSCGKIPIKYPFGTGFGCGDPRFQKHVTCNQDKLTLSTHTGSYPITNIDYTTQLIYISDPSMSTCSCTQPSKGFGLDWDAPFSFHDDTVFTLLDCSTSSSPIYGISTDSDHTNATIVPQCDRTGVPICSFLYSCQAISMLSLPISTCCVYAPVDLGPSFEMDLEKLQCSSYSGFYSFNGQEANPENWKYGIALKYKFNVYNEYPNSCGNCEKNNGVCGYGGAFNSFVCNCPNGLNTTSDCFFGSAYSHGSTLLHLHRGGWFIYSLAYFSAWTLFL; this is encoded by the exons ATGGAGCTCAAGCAATCTTCTTATACTACTGTTCTAGTGTTCTTCATTTCTCTCATAATTCTCCCTTCCTCAATCTCATCCCAAGCCTGCAAGAATTCATGTGGCAAAATTCCCATCAAGTACCCATTCGGAACGGGGTTCGGTTGCGGTGATCCGAGGTTCCAAAAACATGTAACTTGCAATCAGGACAAACTGACTTTGAGTACCCACACTGGCTCATATCCTATCACCAACATAGACTACACCACCCAACTTATTTACATCTCGGACCCTTCTATGTCAACCTGTTCTTGCACCCAACCAAGCAAAGGCTTCGGCCTAGACTGGGATGCCCCCTTCTCTTTTCATGACGACACTGTCTTTACATTACTCGACTGTTCGACCTCTTCTTCACCTATTTACGGAATAAGTACCGATTCTGATCATACTAATGCCACTATAGTTCCTCAATGTGACAGAACAGGAGTTCCTATATGCAGTTTCTTGTATTCCTGTCAAGCTATAAGTATGCTCAGTCTTCCCATATCTACTTGCTGCGTTTATGCACCGGTTGATCTTGGGCCGTCTTTCGAAATGGATTTAGAGAAGCTTCAGTGCTCTTCTTATTCTGGGTTTTATAGCTTTAATGGTCAGGAAGCTAATCCTGAAAATTGGAAGTATGGGATAGCGCTTAAGTATAAGTTTAATGTTTATAATGAGTATCCAAATTCTTGTGGGAATTGTGAGAAGAATAATGGTGTGTGTGGATATGGTGGAGCTTTCAATTCTTTTGTTTGTAATTGTCCTAATGGTCTCAATACCACTTCAGATTGTTTCTTTGGATCAGCATACAGTCATGGATCAACTCTTCTCCATTTGCACAGAG GTGGCTGGTTCATCTATTCATTGGCATACTTTTCGGCGTGGACATTATTCCTCTAG